A portion of the Actomonas aquatica genome contains these proteins:
- a CDS encoding phosphoglycerate dehydrogenase, producing the protein MPRVLITTTSFQDTPGKHHELLAQTGWEIITARGPLNEADTLALMGDIDAYICGDDLITEAVLDKALPRLKVISKYGIGVDKIDVKACTAKGIPLLFTPGVNHTTVAEHTFLLLLSLEKSLLFHCDSTRNGGWKRKTGHELFEKTIGIIGLGRIGKEVAIRARAFGMKVVAYDLYWDAEFAATHEVTRVDSVDDIYAVADYISLHTNLTPETRDMICAESIAKMKPGVLLLNCARGEIVHTDDLVAALQDGRVGGYGTDVLDEEPPRADHPLLKLPNVVCTPHIGSRTHESVQRQATKAVQNLINVAKGEKPLAQVNPDVPYTNGKLD; encoded by the coding sequence ATGCCCCGCGTTCTCATTACCACCACGTCCTTTCAAGACACCCCCGGCAAGCACCACGAGTTGTTGGCGCAGACCGGCTGGGAAATCATCACCGCCCGCGGTCCGCTCAATGAAGCCGACACGCTGGCGCTCATGGGCGACATCGACGCCTACATTTGCGGCGACGATTTGATCACCGAGGCCGTGCTCGACAAGGCCCTGCCGCGCCTGAAGGTGATCTCCAAATACGGCATCGGCGTCGACAAGATCGACGTGAAGGCCTGCACCGCGAAGGGCATTCCGCTGCTCTTCACTCCGGGGGTGAATCACACCACCGTCGCCGAGCACACTTTCCTGCTCCTGCTCTCGCTCGAGAAGAGCCTGCTGTTCCACTGCGACTCGACCCGCAACGGCGGTTGGAAACGCAAGACCGGCCATGAGCTGTTTGAGAAGACCATCGGCATCATCGGTCTCGGCCGCATCGGCAAGGAGGTCGCGATCCGCGCCCGTGCCTTCGGGATGAAGGTCGTCGCTTACGATCTGTATTGGGATGCTGAATTCGCCGCCACCCACGAGGTGACGCGCGTCGATTCGGTGGACGATATTTACGCGGTGGCGGACTACATTTCGCTGCACACCAACCTCACGCCGGAGACGCGCGACATGATCTGCGCCGAGTCCATTGCGAAGATGAAGCCGGGCGTGCTCCTGCTCAACTGCGCCCGCGGTGAGATCGTGCACACCGACGACCTCGTCGCCGCGCTGCAGGATGGTCGCGTTGGCGGCTACGGCACCGACGTGCTCGACGAAGAGCCGCCGCGCGCCGATCACCCGCTACTCAAGCTGCCCAACGTGGTCTGCACCCCGCACATCGGTTCGCGCACTCATGAGAGCGTGCAGCGTCAGGCCACCAAGGCCGTGCAGAACCTCATCAACGTGGCGAAGGGCGAAAAGCCCTTGGCCCAAGTCAACCCCGACGTCCCCTACACCAACGGCAAGTTGGACTGA
- a CDS encoding Ldh family oxidoreductase gives MSETFYVVAEADHNALVEAAYRHRGFNAEEAAAGAKLCAEASRHGIRTHNALKALHLDHLFGTGSKGCVANVEIEEKPTRFAAAKVWNANRKLGQATAYAALEEAIRLADEYGVGMVSVDNAFHYLWGGGYVMEAAKRGYVAYTNCTAALAEVVPFGGKYPTLGTNPHSWGLPTTDALGYPIVIDWATSVVAMGRVQQLAREGKSLPPNAAVDENGEITTDPAKVKALVPFGAHKGYGLSLINELIGGFIGGSLPTNRNRWEQVGEGEKGTCCFFFQVWHPDAMAGDFALGRTQSENVKAVLDDLLGHGNENCILPGQFEAQAAQRSAEAGGLLFSAAEVKAFNELATEIGASAWSLDSLKQVEV, from the coding sequence ATGTCTGAGACTTTTTACGTTGTTGCTGAAGCCGACCATAATGCCCTCGTTGAGGCGGCTTACCGTCATCGCGGGTTTAATGCCGAGGAGGCTGCGGCTGGCGCCAAGCTGTGCGCCGAGGCTTCGCGCCATGGCATTCGCACCCACAACGCGCTGAAGGCGCTGCACCTCGATCACCTCTTCGGCACCGGCTCCAAGGGCTGCGTGGCCAACGTCGAGATCGAGGAGAAGCCCACCCGCTTTGCCGCCGCCAAGGTCTGGAACGCCAACCGCAAGCTCGGTCAGGCCACCGCTTACGCCGCGCTCGAAGAGGCCATCCGCCTCGCCGACGAATATGGCGTCGGCATGGTCTCGGTCGACAACGCCTTCCACTACCTGTGGGGCGGCGGTTATGTGATGGAAGCCGCCAAGCGCGGTTACGTCGCTTACACCAACTGCACCGCGGCGCTGGCCGAGGTCGTGCCCTTTGGCGGCAAGTATCCGACGCTCGGCACCAACCCGCACTCCTGGGGCCTGCCGACGACCGACGCGCTCGGTTACCCGATCGTGATCGACTGGGCGACCTCCGTCGTCGCGATGGGTCGCGTGCAACAGCTCGCCCGCGAGGGCAAATCGCTGCCGCCCAACGCGGCCGTCGACGAGAACGGTGAGATCACCACCGATCCCGCCAAGGTGAAGGCCCTCGTGCCCTTCGGTGCCCACAAGGGTTACGGCCTGTCGCTCATCAACGAATTGATCGGCGGTTTCATCGGCGGTTCGCTGCCGACCAACCGCAACCGTTGGGAGCAGGTCGGCGAAGGCGAGAAGGGCACCTGCTGCTTCTTCTTCCAAGTTTGGCACCCCGATGCCATGGCCGGCGACTTTGCCCTCGGCCGCACCCAGTCCGAAAACGTGAAGGCCGTTCTCGACGACCTGCTCGGTCACGGCAACGAGAACTGCATCCTGCCGGGGCAGTTTGAGGCGCAGGCCGCGCAGCGCAGCGCCGAAGCCGGTGGTCTGCTCTTCAGCGCCGCCGAAGTGAAGGCCTTCAACGAACTCGCCACCGAAATCGGAGCGTCCGCCTGGTCGCTCGATTCCCTCAAGCAGGTGGAGGTGTAA
- a CDS encoding sugar kinase, which produces MSLQLRPASECQFDQVSLGEVMLRLDPGEGRIRTARSFKAWEGGGEYNTSRGLRKCFGYKTAVVTAFVDNEVGHLVEDFIMQGGVATDFIQWRADDGIGRSVRNGLNFTERGFGIRGAVGVPDRGNTAASQLKAGDIDWEHIFGELGARWFHTGGIYAALSETTPEVVLEAVQVAQKYGTIVSYDLNYRPSLWKSIGGQAKAQEVNKEIAKYVDVMIGNEEDFTASLGFEVEGVDENISEIETDAFKRMIETAVKAYPNFKAAATTLRRVITATKNDWSAILWHDGEFYESRKYPELEIMDRVGGGDSFASGVQFGFMEFNDPLKAVEYGAAHGALASTTPGDTSMATRKEVEKQISGGGARVVR; this is translated from the coding sequence ATGTCGCTCCAACTCCGTCCCGCCTCTGAATGCCAATTTGATCAAGTCTCGCTCGGCGAGGTGATGCTTCGCCTCGATCCGGGTGAGGGCCGTATCCGCACCGCCCGTTCCTTCAAAGCCTGGGAGGGTGGTGGCGAATACAACACGTCCCGCGGTCTGCGGAAGTGCTTCGGTTACAAGACCGCCGTGGTCACCGCCTTCGTCGACAACGAGGTCGGTCACCTCGTTGAAGACTTCATCATGCAGGGTGGCGTCGCGACCGACTTCATCCAATGGCGCGCCGATGACGGCATCGGCCGCAGCGTGCGCAACGGGCTCAACTTCACCGAGCGTGGCTTCGGCATCCGCGGCGCGGTGGGCGTGCCCGATCGCGGCAATACCGCCGCTTCGCAACTCAAGGCCGGCGACATCGATTGGGAGCACATTTTTGGTGAACTCGGCGCGCGCTGGTTCCACACCGGTGGCATTTACGCCGCGCTCTCCGAGACGACGCCCGAAGTGGTGCTCGAGGCCGTGCAGGTCGCCCAGAAATACGGCACGATCGTGTCCTACGATCTCAACTACCGCCCGTCCCTCTGGAAGAGCATCGGCGGCCAGGCCAAAGCCCAGGAGGTTAACAAGGAGATCGCCAAGTATGTCGACGTGATGATTGGCAACGAAGAGGACTTCACCGCCTCGCTCGGCTTCGAGGTGGAGGGCGTCGATGAGAACATCAGCGAGATCGAAACCGACGCCTTCAAGCGCATGATCGAGACCGCGGTGAAGGCGTATCCAAATTTCAAAGCCGCCGCTACCACGCTGCGCCGCGTGATCACCGCGACCAAGAACGACTGGAGCGCGATCCTGTGGCACGACGGTGAGTTCTACGAGAGCCGCAAGTATCCTGAGCTCGAGATCATGGACCGCGTCGGCGGTGGTGACTCCTTCGCGTCGGGCGTGCAGTTCGGCTTCATGGAGTTCAATGATCCGCTGAAGGCGGTCGAGTATGGCGCCGCCCACGGCGCGCTCGCCTCGACCACTCCGGGCGACACATCGATGGCCACCCGCAAGGAAGTCGAAAAACAAATCTCCGGCGGTGGCGCCCGCGTCGTTCGCTGA
- the eda gene encoding bifunctional 4-hydroxy-2-oxoglutarate aldolase/2-dehydro-3-deoxy-phosphogluconate aldolase: MFAEETRTRLSAAGVVPVVVINDPTKAVPLAKALLAGGVGVIELTLRTAAGLEAIKAIASEVPDMLVGAGTVLSTEQVREVKAAGAAFAVAPGTSRTTLAAAAEVGLPFAPGVMTPSDIETALSMGCRMLKFFPAESAGGVKHLAAMSAPYAHLGVKFMPTGGIKEAQLGDYLAVKTVAAVGGSWLATAKQIDAGDWDAITAQSAAAMAIVNAARG; this comes from the coding sequence ATGTTCGCTGAAGAGACTCGCACTCGTTTGTCCGCTGCCGGGGTTGTCCCGGTGGTGGTGATCAATGATCCGACCAAGGCTGTGCCCTTGGCCAAGGCCCTGCTCGCCGGTGGGGTGGGCGTGATTGAACTCACGCTGCGCACCGCGGCCGGGCTCGAAGCCATCAAGGCCATCGCGTCCGAGGTGCCAGACATGTTGGTCGGTGCCGGCACGGTCCTGTCGACCGAGCAGGTGCGCGAGGTGAAAGCCGCGGGCGCCGCGTTTGCGGTCGCGCCGGGCACGTCACGCACGACGCTCGCCGCGGCGGCCGAAGTCGGCCTGCCGTTTGCGCCCGGCGTGATGACGCCGTCGGACATCGAAACGGCCCTCTCCATGGGCTGCCGCATGCTCAAGTTTTTCCCGGCCGAGAGCGCCGGTGGGGTGAAGCACCTCGCCGCGATGTCGGCGCCCTATGCGCACCTCGGTGTGAAGTTCATGCCGACGGGCGGCATCAAGGAAGCCCAGCTCGGCGATTACCTCGCGGTCAAAACGGTCGCGGCGGTGGGCGGCTCCTGGCTGGCGACGGCCAAGCAGATCGACGCCGGTGACTGGGACGCCATCACGGCGCAGTCGGCGGCGGCCATGGCGATCGTGAACGCCGCGCGCGGTTGA
- a CDS encoding TonB family protein codes for MTPETGLLTRFAENGDADAFRQWVALHVDLVYSVALRCLNGDRHPAEEVAQRVFTTAATRAAQLARHPSVAGWLFTHTRYTAAKHVRAEQRRRRRETTAVMDPTLNPTPGPDWSQLRPEIDDALAALPRTERDAIILRYFEQADYATIGAQLKLSANAARMRVDRALTKLNTLLTQRGISSTAAALGTLLGAHAVSAAPAGLATTASAAALVTVATTAASSALTSASLFAMLKAPLIATAIVAATGSLLVVHQHQPRSVTTPAPTGTDRPPTRSSEPSASTPSPRHAAPSPQPTDADYAALEEEVTSLQARLATLDRAAVTRLQQPPLTGKIFNVDELDITPRPTRQATPDYPAALRKQGTEGRAVISMVIDAHGAVRDLETVSTTAEPFAEAALAAVSQWQFEPGRVAGAPVNSRLQVPVVFSLSPNSPPLHDWF; via the coding sequence ATGACACCCGAAACCGGACTCCTCACCCGTTTCGCAGAAAACGGCGATGCCGACGCCTTTCGTCAATGGGTGGCACTCCATGTCGACCTGGTCTACTCCGTCGCCCTGCGCTGCCTGAATGGCGACCGGCATCCGGCCGAGGAGGTCGCTCAACGCGTATTCACCACCGCGGCCACCCGCGCCGCTCAACTGGCCCGCCATCCGTCCGTCGCCGGCTGGCTCTTCACCCACACCCGCTATACCGCCGCCAAACACGTGCGGGCCGAACAACGCCGGCGCCGCCGCGAAACGACCGCCGTCATGGATCCGACCCTCAATCCTACCCCGGGCCCGGACTGGTCCCAACTCCGCCCTGAAATCGACGACGCCCTCGCCGCCCTGCCCCGCACCGAGCGCGACGCCATCATCCTGCGCTACTTCGAACAGGCCGACTACGCCACCATCGGCGCTCAACTCAAACTCAGCGCCAACGCCGCCCGCATGCGCGTCGACCGCGCGCTCACCAAACTCAACACCCTGCTCACCCAGCGCGGCATCTCGTCCACCGCCGCGGCCCTCGGCACCCTCCTCGGCGCCCACGCCGTCAGCGCCGCCCCGGCCGGCCTGGCCACCACCGCCTCCGCCGCCGCGCTCGTCACCGTGGCCACCACCGCCGCCTCCTCCGCCCTCACTTCGGCTTCCCTTTTCGCCATGCTCAAAGCCCCACTCATCGCCACGGCCATCGTCGCCGCTACCGGTTCGCTGTTGGTCGTCCACCAGCATCAACCACGCTCCGTTACCACGCCCGCACCAACCGGGACTGACCGCCCCCCCACCCGCTCTTCCGAGCCGTCAGCCTCCACCCCATCGCCCCGCCACGCGGCCCCCTCTCCCCAGCCGACCGACGCCGATTATGCCGCCTTGGAAGAAGAGGTCACCTCGCTGCAAGCCCGCCTCGCCACGCTCGATCGCGCGGCCGTTACACGCCTCCAACAGCCCCCGCTGACCGGAAAAATCTTCAACGTGGACGAGTTGGACATCACGCCCCGACCCACCCGCCAAGCGACACCCGATTACCCCGCGGCGCTCCGCAAGCAGGGCACCGAAGGCCGTGCCGTCATCTCCATGGTGATCGACGCCCACGGCGCGGTGCGCGACCTGGAAACCGTCAGCACCACCGCCGAGCCCTTTGCCGAGGCCGCGCTCGCCGCGGTGTCCCAGTGGCAATTCGAGCCCGGTCGCGTCGCCGGTGCTCCCGTCAACAGCCGCCTGCAGGTCCCCGTCGTCTTCAGCCTATCGCCCAACTCCCCCCCGCTCCATGACTGGTTCTAA
- a CDS encoding TonB-dependent receptor, giving the protein MSARGWVAAGALMWLGAIGLRAQPQPQPELAVPAGPVETALRELTEATGVQLIYQVEDLQALTSPGVRGALTTADALAVLLQGTGLEAVQDRQSGAFVIRRRVARERDVARSKQARRAAVDREAAGARTAGLEVFELSPFEVRDRSDVGYRVSNTISATRMAVAGEALPMAVNLYNEEFIADQHPYDLYDVVRWAPGVHQDNVSPQGWARYNMRGYTRAAVQRNGFVAYRFIDTSNVERVEVVKGPASLLYGQINPGGVINYITKRPDVVAAASLDLSIGSDHFSRAVLDLTQPLSEGIGPMYGRVVLMTEDVPRFQVLSSGRKYLVAPSLTWQWGNRGHLTLSYEHFERADDMPTSGVVMRYENRIPTVPYGPLPRDFSYAGEGDYQDFISDALMAELEWRLTDQVSVQAAYLDSSWDMEWRASGQGGTGLLYQSVIDAFYPPEVGLTAADAMYRRNRWEHQWGGERSGRIDLAGDFTLGSVDVRLLLGTKRTFSTHYRGQQANNPTDPTSPLYLKPWDLRDPSTWDREVPFGVEALNLVADTRNGGSGASWHMMGLATFNQDRTRVLGGLSRHELENNPSYNLINGSVSAGSVRAANVPQIGVTHELTEGITAFASASKSFLANGSLLLVENVPSIPARASVGRGSEAGVKLDLWGGRLSGTVSVYRIRANPTDVVRVNTGTAEDGTTLFSDLQGGSQRSQGAEIDLLYSPVEGWQLMFSASWCDAIYEEHPRNPAFNGATLVATPDQTLSLWTKYEPRQGPLRNWLLAGGVNHVGSYSHVALNPFERMPAYTTADLTVGRKLKVWGRPIAASLAVKNVTNERYYASASSWGFPRQWIFSLRTEF; this is encoded by the coding sequence TTGTCGGCGCGTGGGTGGGTGGCCGCGGGCGCGTTGATGTGGCTCGGCGCAATCGGACTGCGGGCGCAGCCGCAGCCACAGCCGGAGCTGGCCGTGCCGGCGGGGCCGGTGGAGACGGCGTTGCGGGAGCTGACCGAGGCCACGGGGGTGCAGTTGATTTATCAGGTGGAGGATTTGCAGGCCTTGACCTCGCCGGGGGTGCGGGGCGCATTGACGACGGCGGATGCGCTGGCGGTGTTGCTGCAGGGAACCGGCTTGGAGGCGGTCCAAGACAGGCAGAGCGGCGCGTTTGTGATCCGGCGGCGGGTCGCCCGGGAAAGAGACGTTGCGCGATCGAAGCAAGCGCGGCGGGCGGCGGTGGACCGGGAGGCGGCGGGGGCGCGGACGGCGGGGCTGGAGGTCTTTGAACTGTCGCCGTTTGAGGTGCGCGATCGCAGCGATGTGGGTTACCGGGTGTCCAATACCATCTCGGCCACGCGCATGGCGGTGGCAGGCGAGGCGCTGCCGATGGCGGTGAACCTCTACAACGAGGAGTTTATCGCCGACCAGCACCCCTACGATTTGTATGACGTGGTGCGGTGGGCACCGGGGGTGCATCAGGACAACGTCTCGCCGCAGGGCTGGGCGCGTTACAACATGCGCGGTTACACGCGGGCGGCGGTGCAGCGCAATGGCTTCGTGGCCTATCGATTTATTGATACCAGCAACGTCGAACGCGTGGAGGTCGTGAAAGGCCCGGCGTCTTTGCTCTACGGGCAGATCAATCCGGGCGGCGTGATCAATTACATCACGAAACGGCCGGACGTCGTCGCCGCGGCGAGTCTCGATCTGTCGATCGGCTCCGATCATTTTTCGCGGGCGGTGTTGGATTTAACCCAACCGTTGTCCGAGGGAATCGGTCCGATGTATGGGCGGGTGGTGTTGATGACGGAGGACGTTCCCCGTTTCCAAGTGCTGTCTAGTGGCCGCAAATACCTCGTCGCACCGTCACTGACTTGGCAATGGGGTAATCGCGGGCATCTGACCTTGAGTTATGAGCACTTTGAGCGGGCGGACGACATGCCCACGAGCGGCGTGGTGATGCGTTATGAAAACCGCATCCCGACCGTGCCGTATGGGCCGCTGCCGCGGGACTTCAGTTATGCGGGCGAGGGGGACTATCAGGACTTCATTTCAGATGCGCTCATGGCGGAGCTGGAGTGGCGGCTGACAGATCAGGTGAGTGTGCAGGCAGCGTATTTGGATTCGTCGTGGGACATGGAATGGCGGGCTTCGGGGCAGGGCGGCACGGGGTTGTTGTATCAGTCAGTGATCGATGCTTTCTACCCGCCGGAAGTGGGGCTCACAGCGGCCGATGCGATGTATCGTCGCAACCGTTGGGAGCATCAGTGGGGCGGGGAGCGCTCGGGGCGAATCGATCTGGCGGGTGACTTCACGCTCGGGTCGGTGGATGTGCGGCTCTTGCTTGGCACCAAGCGCACCTTCAGCACGCACTACCGCGGGCAACAGGCCAACAATCCGACCGATCCGACCAGTCCGCTCTATCTGAAACCTTGGGACTTGAGGGATCCGAGCACCTGGGATCGCGAGGTGCCGTTCGGCGTCGAGGCGCTCAACCTGGTGGCCGATACCCGCAATGGCGGCAGCGGGGCGTCGTGGCACATGATGGGACTGGCGACCTTTAATCAGGACCGCACCCGCGTGCTGGGGGGCCTCTCGCGGCATGAACTGGAAAATAACCCGTCCTACAATCTGATCAACGGCTCGGTCTCGGCGGGATCCGTGCGGGCGGCCAATGTGCCGCAGATCGGGGTGACGCACGAACTGACCGAAGGCATCACGGCCTTTGCCTCCGCCAGCAAGTCCTTCCTGGCAAATGGCAGCTTGTTGCTGGTCGAAAACGTGCCCTCGATTCCGGCGCGAGCGTCGGTCGGGCGGGGCAGCGAAGCCGGCGTGAAGCTCGACCTGTGGGGCGGGCGCCTGAGTGGAACCGTATCGGTTTACCGGATACGAGCCAATCCCACCGATGTGGTGCGGGTGAACACTGGCACGGCGGAAGACGGCACGACTTTGTTTTCCGATCTGCAGGGAGGCTCGCAACGCAGCCAGGGAGCGGAGATCGACTTGCTGTATTCCCCGGTGGAAGGCTGGCAGCTGATGTTTTCGGCCAGCTGGTGTGATGCGATTTATGAGGAGCATCCGCGGAACCCGGCGTTTAACGGAGCGACCTTGGTGGCGACGCCGGATCAGACCCTAAGTCTGTGGACCAAATACGAACCGCGGCAAGGCCCGCTGCGCAACTGGCTGCTGGCCGGCGGCGTGAATCACGTGGGCAGCTACTCGCACGTGGCGCTGAATCCCTTTGAGCGCATGCCGGCGTATACGACGGCGGATCTAACGGTCGGGCGAAAGCTGAAGGTGTGGGGTCGCCCGATCGCCGCGTCGCTGGCGGTGAAAAATGTGACCAACGAGCGTTATTACGCGTCGGCTTCGAGTTGGGGCTTCCCAAGGCAATGGATATTTTCCCTGCGGACGGAGTTTTGA
- a CDS encoding sialate O-acetylesterase — MLRSLLGYLLLCASLSADVRLPSIVSDGMVLQRDVELKVWGWADPGEAVSVAFRKQQLATTADANGQWSVHLAPLTPGGPDTMEIKGDNEIVLRDILVGDVWLASGQSNMTHFLGRWQEAYADEIAAANFTTIRQFKVPTRAVLEGPQDDFPGLQWKTATPENILEFTVIGYFFAKQLHDRFDVPQGILFSAVGGTRIEAWTSAEGFKTFPEQLETITRNQDTAWVESVNAAAAADRAADGPRAETDRGLIGELTWFDPAYKPLNWKRIAVPGYWEDQGVRNLDGVVWYRREIDVPAALAGAQADLKLGRIRNADTVYLNGQEIGRTGYEYPQREYTVPAGLLRAGKNLLVVRVENGGGKGGFIPDKPYHLSARGQTIDLTGYWHYKVGDVRRPPSRSYKQGINAQSQPASLYNGMIAPFTNYAVRGMLWYQGESNAGNPTAYRELQPNLIADWRAHWGMGDLPFIIAQLPNFMDVDYLPVEQSNWALMREVQMDTALADPTVGIGVNIELGEWNDIHPGGKKTVGERLALQALPLAYGVTDEISSGPIFREQTIADGAIELHFDHVGDGLKITNGEPLAHFAIAGEDKQWVWADARITDPDTVTVSSEEVPEPRYVRYAWADNPDFANLGNSADLPAAPFRTDRE; from the coding sequence TTGCTCCGCAGCCTTCTCGGCTACCTCCTCCTCTGCGCTTCGCTCTCCGCCGACGTGCGCCTGCCCTCCATCGTGAGTGATGGCATGGTCCTGCAGCGCGACGTGGAGCTCAAAGTCTGGGGCTGGGCCGATCCCGGCGAAGCCGTCTCCGTCGCCTTCCGCAAACAACAACTCGCCACCACCGCCGATGCCAACGGCCAGTGGAGCGTGCACCTCGCCCCGCTCACTCCCGGCGGCCCCGACACCATGGAGATCAAGGGCGACAACGAAATCGTCCTGCGCGACATCCTCGTCGGCGACGTCTGGCTCGCTTCCGGCCAGTCCAACATGACCCACTTCCTCGGCCGCTGGCAGGAGGCCTACGCCGACGAAATTGCCGCCGCCAACTTCACCACCATCCGCCAGTTTAAGGTCCCCACCCGCGCCGTGCTCGAGGGACCGCAGGACGACTTCCCCGGCCTCCAATGGAAGACCGCCACGCCGGAAAACATCCTCGAGTTCACCGTCATCGGCTACTTCTTCGCCAAACAACTCCACGACCGCTTCGACGTCCCCCAGGGCATCCTCTTCAGCGCCGTGGGCGGCACCCGCATCGAGGCCTGGACCAGCGCCGAAGGCTTCAAAACCTTCCCCGAGCAGCTCGAAACGATCACCCGCAACCAAGACACCGCTTGGGTCGAATCGGTCAACGCCGCCGCCGCCGCCGATCGCGCCGCCGACGGCCCCCGTGCCGAAACCGACCGCGGCCTCATCGGCGAGCTCACCTGGTTCGACCCCGCCTACAAGCCGCTCAACTGGAAACGCATCGCCGTCCCCGGCTACTGGGAGGACCAAGGCGTGCGCAACCTCGACGGCGTCGTCTGGTATCGTCGCGAGATCGACGTGCCTGCCGCTCTCGCCGGTGCCCAGGCCGACCTGAAGCTCGGCCGCATCCGCAACGCCGACACCGTTTACCTCAACGGCCAGGAAATCGGCCGCACCGGCTACGAGTATCCCCAGCGTGAATACACCGTGCCCGCCGGCCTGCTCCGCGCCGGCAAGAACCTGCTCGTCGTGCGCGTCGAAAACGGCGGCGGCAAGGGCGGCTTCATCCCCGACAAACCCTACCACCTCTCCGCCCGCGGCCAGACCATCGACCTCACCGGTTATTGGCACTACAAGGTCGGCGACGTCCGTCGCCCGCCCAGCCGCAGCTACAAGCAGGGCATCAACGCCCAGTCCCAGCCCGCCTCGCTCTATAACGGCATGATCGCCCCGTTCACGAATTACGCCGTGCGCGGCATGCTCTGGTATCAGGGCGAAAGCAACGCCGGCAACCCGACCGCCTACCGCGAGCTCCAGCCCAACCTCATCGCCGATTGGCGCGCTCATTGGGGCATGGGCGACCTGCCCTTCATCATTGCCCAACTGCCCAACTTCATGGACGTCGATTACCTGCCGGTCGAACAGAGCAACTGGGCGCTCATGCGTGAGGTGCAGATGGACACCGCCCTCGCCGATCCCACCGTCGGCATCGGCGTCAACATCGAGCTCGGCGAGTGGAACGACATCCACCCCGGCGGCAAAAAGACCGTCGGCGAACGCCTCGCCCTCCAGGCCCTGCCGCTCGCCTACGGCGTGACCGACGAAATCTCCTCCGGCCCCATCTTCCGCGAGCAAACGATCGCCGACGGCGCGATCGAACTGCACTTCGACCACGTGGGCGACGGCCTCAAGATCACCAACGGTGAACCCCTCGCCCACTTCGCCATCGCCGGAGAGGACAAGCAGTGGGTCTGGGCCGACGCGCGTATCACCGATCCGGATACCGTAACGGTCTCGAGCGAGGAAGTCCCCGAGCCGCGTTACGTGCGCTACGCCTGGGCCGACAACCCCGATTTCGCCAACCTCGGCAACTCCGCCGACCTCCCCGCCGCCCCCTTCCGCACCGACCGGGAGTGA